GCATCGCTGGCCTCCTTCCTCTCGGCTGGCTCAGGGACTGGGGAGTGCCCTGGGGAGGGGGCACCCCCACAAGAGATCTCAGGAGGGGTTCCTCCACTCCCAGTCAGAATTGGGGACACCCCCCCAAAACCCGTCCCAGCCCATCCGTCTCCAACTCGGCGGGAGAGGCAGCTGCAATGCCCCAGTCAGATTCACCCAACACTACATTCCTCACCCCATCTAGAGGGGTCCCGGGGTCCCCAAAAAATCCCAAAAAAATCTAGGATGTTGGGAGGACGGTCCTGGACTAGCTCCCCAAATTTGGGGTCCTCAGATACCCCCGTTTTTTCAGGAAAATTCCGTCTTTTGCCTGCCTCCCGCCAGCCCTGCTCTGTCCCGATGCCAATTTTGGAAGtcactccctccttcctcctccccgtCTCTCCAGGCCCCCCCCACCGCTCGGGGGCTAGGGTCCAGGACACCTGGCTTCCAGACCGGGGGGAAGCACTCCTCAAAGGGCTAGGGGCCAGGAGGTCAAGCTCATTGCCCCTGTCTTAAGGAAGCAGGAAAGCCcgttcctcccttcccctcccccctgGCTGGTCTCCGTGGTGGTTTAGGAAAGCCTGGAGGATTGGAATCTGCCATTGCTGTTGCACAGGCAGTTTTTTTTCTTGGGTTGGGGGGGTGGGcggtgggagggagagaggggaggagggccGAAGAGAGAAGGGACCCAGGCGCGAAGAGCTGGCCTGGCTTACCCTGTAGCCCCGCTGCCGTGGGGAACCCCTCCCCCCCATCTCACCCACACTCCCAGTCCTCTGTCTGCTTTCTGTTTGGGGCTCATCCTAGAAAATCAGGGTGCAAGAATCACCTCCTTGTACCCCACCAGCACCCCTCCTTGCCACAGTTCCAACAGCACTGCCCTGGTCAGGGGTGCCCACTTGGCCAAGGGACACCCCATTTTTCTCCAACTTCCCCCAAACTAAGGGGTGCTCCCTTAAGAAATTGGGATTCAGAGTCTGAAACCgccttttctccctcttctccctcaaGCCGCATAATAATAAAAGGAGATACCACACCCTTTCCAAGTTTCTCCCTTCAAATCCTGGGCTTATTTGGGGGTTCACTAAAGAAACTTCTAGAATCTGGGGTGAGAGGGCACTATAAGCAAAAGACATCCCAAACCAGGGTCCAAATTAAGTGAACTCCCAAATCAGTCTCACCTTATGATTATCCCTTAGCTTCACCAAAAGCAGCCAGAGTGACAAAACACCCCCAAAATAAGAACACCCCAGAACTTTAGTCTCCTGTCCTCGCGGCCCTCACCTTGTTTCTCCCCTGGGGAAAAAGCTTCTTGGGTATCCATGGATACACAGGAATACCCCACGTCTTTCCACTTTGTGGAACGTGAGTGTCCACAAGACTCAAATATAAAAGTTTGCTCCCCCCTCCCAGGACCCCCAATCACAGAAAGCTTCGAACTTGCTCCCAGCTTCTTATAATGTTCCACctcaaactaatttttaaaactccaaattGAACTTATTCCCCAAATCTAATCTGAGCCTTGAAACTTAGATGGCACCCCAAAATAGACTGCACCCCCAAATCAGCATGAGTACTTTGGTTCTGCTGATAGTCCAAGATGACACAGGTGAGCACAATCTCCAAATTGTGGGTGTCAGAACCCCCAGAACTAATGTAGCTTCAAAGTCAGCCCCATACCTGAAACTTACCATATAGGCCTCAAAGGCTGAATGCAGCCACCGGTGCTCACAATCAAATCAACACCCCATAATAAACAGACACCCCACAACTGATCAAATAATACTCCATCCTGATGCCAAAGGGAGCCCCTAGTCTAATTCTCATCTCCAAGCTGGGCAGAGACCTAAATAACCCTCACATGTCAAAGCCACCTCATCGTCCTGAATTTCCCAGTTCCCGGTTTCTCAGCTGTTCTTTCATGCATTCAAATAAAGACACACTCCGGTCTGAAGGGGAGGGCCCCGGGCCTGATATCCAGCCCCGTGGACCATGGTCGGCCATTCCTGGCCAACTGTACACTCTCCCCAGCCCAAATCCGGGGAGCTTCTGCCTTGCAGCTGGATTCAGCTCTAGCACCCCTTCTCCAAATGAGCTTTGCCTTGCCTGCCCGCAATGTCTCCCGAAACAAAATATGAGGGTGTGATCCATGCCCATCTCTCAGATCAGGGACTTCAAATTAGGGTGGTTAAGCCCCCTCgtgccctctctccctcctctttgtTTTCCCTTCTCGTTTACCCCACCCAATTTTAATGTTCAATTAAAAGTCACCTCCAAAGACATCTGGGTAGCAGTGTCTAGCTTAATTCGAAAAGAAAACCCGGAGTTCCCAGGCTCAGGTCCCGCTTCTTGTCCCACCCATTCCCCTGGCTCCTAAAGCCCGCGATTTCTCACCTCGGGTAGGAACCCCCAGCCTGAGGGGAAAGTCCCCTCGGTCTCCTaactctagctccctccgcccaGCCCTAGTCCCCTCCTAGGAGACAGAGGTGCAAAATAAACCCCCGCAAAGGGGAGGAGGCTAAAGGTTTCAGCCGCCCAGACCAAATGGATCCTGCGCCCGGGTCTCAGCGCACCCCCGGCCGGGTGGAGACGAGGGGCGAGGCGAGGCCAGTGCTCGGCCGCCCCCTCGTGGAAGGAGCCGCACATTGCCGAGCCTTGCCTACTTGCCGCGCTGGACCCCGGCGTCCCGCCAGCCTCCAAGCGTAGCCGACGGGCGGGTGCCCGAGGCCCTCGTGAGCTGGGATTGGGGGAAAGCGAGCGGGCTTTGGGCGGGAGTCCATCTCTCTGGATCCCTACAAGGACTCAGAAGAGAGTCGGGAGCAAGAGAGGCCGGACGCCTAGGTCTCCCGAGCGTCTCtcgcccctccacccccacctcggGGCTTTCCCCACCTCCTCGAGGGGAAGCAGCTGGCGGAGCCGTCCGGTCGCAGGACAATGGAAGGAAACCAACTAGAAATCATATCCGCCCTCTCCGTACCCCGCCCGGCCAGAGCCCCCCTTTTTGTAGGCCCGGGTAGAGTAGCCTGTCATTCACACCACACCCTCCCCGTCTGAGACCCTACGGGAGCCCACTGTCGTCTGCCCAAACCTGCTGTCTCGTTGGGCTCCCCCTTTTCTCCCTTAACACAGTACAAGAGTGGGAGAGGGGGTTGCCGTATGCACTTTGTCCTGCAGCAAAGGTTGGCTCCTGGCAAACCCTCCCAAAAGCCAACACACCAATTTTCACTGGCCCAGGCCTTCCGACGACTCAGACTCCCGTATTTCCAACCTCGATATCCCTAACCTCCTCCCCAATTCCAATATCCCCGTCCTCGTGTCCacttgcagtgacccaagacccCCTACGTTACGACCACCCCTTGTTTCTGAGGTCCCGCCCTCGAGACGGAGACCCCGCCCTGGGCTCGCCATCTGGAGAgcgagggaggaaggaaggatacAGACCCAGGCGttcaccccacctccacccccgcCCCCGACATCCCGGCCAGATAAAGGAGCCGAGGCCAAGAGGGGAGAGAGACCCCGCCCCCCTTAAGAAGAGAAGCCGCGGCCCCTGCAGGACGGGGGTAAGAACAAGAGACTGAGGGAGCCAGACTCCTGGGTCCCCCAAGAGGGTTGGAGCTTGTGTGGAGCTTGCCATCAGCAAGCCTGAGTCCCAGAAATTGGGCTAAACTAGGGATTGGGGACTAAATAGGAGTCGCAGAATTCTGTAGTTCGGGGAAGGGAGCCTCGGCTGGGATTTGGAGGTGTGTGGACGGCAGGCCGTGAGATCTCTAGGCAGGGTTGGACACCTGAGACACAGGCGCGCAGAGGGGAGTGGCGGTGCTGGAGGGGCACTGGGGGTCGAACCCAGGGCGATGGGCGCGGGATTCCCCACGCTCGCCAACGACGCCGCGGTGTGGAACCTTCAACTGGCTCCAACCGCTGTGGGAtctggaagaggcaagggagCGAGGGTGTCGTAGAGGGCAGAATGAACAAGAAGAATCAGGAGGGAGGCTGCGTGTGCCGGGGCTAGGGGCTGGAGGTCCTGGCTCTAGTTGCACCTCGGAAGGAAAAGGCAAACAGAGGAGGGAAGGCGTCTTAGGACTGCCTGGATCCAGAGCACTTTCCACGGCCTCTACAGGCCTGTGTCGCTATGGGTTCCCCCGCCGCCCCGGAGGGAGCGCTGGGCTACGTCCGCGAGTTCACTCGCCACTCCTCCGACGTGCTGGGCAACCTCAACGAGCTGCGCCTGCGCGGGATCCTCACTGACGTCACGCTGCTGGTTGGCGGGCAACCCCTCAGAGCACACAAGGCAGTTCTCATCGCCTGCAGGTTCgaggggtggggcctggggcGGGGCCAAATGGGAAAGGGGTGGGACCACAGGGCCGTTGAGAGGGAATCCGAAGCCAAGTCTTTCAGAAGCAGGAGGCGGAGCGTCCCAGAATTGGGGGCGGGGTGATAGTGAGGAGGCGGGACTTTTTCAGGGGGCGGGGCTTCCTGAAGCTGCGCGTATCTCCCTTGGTTCCCCAGCCCCCAAAGGACTTATCTGCTCTCTCTCTAGTGGCTTCTTCTATTCAATTTTCCGGGGCCGTGCGGGAATCGGGGTGGACGTGCTCTCTCTGCCCGGGGGTCCCGAAGCGAGAGGCTTCGCCCCTCTATTGGACTTCATGTACACTTCGCGCCTGCGCCTCTCTCCAGCCACTGCACCAGCAGTCCTAGCGGCCGCCACCTATTTGCAGATGGAGCACGTGGTCCAGGCATGCCACCGCTTCATCCAGGCCAGGTGAGGGACCCTGGCTCGGCGTTCTCTGTGGGTGAGGTGTTAAGGGCAAAGGCAGAGTTTAGGAAATGGCACTAACGTTCATCACACTTTCCCCAGCTATGAACCTCTGGGCATCTCCCTGCGCCCCCTGGAAGCAGAACCCCCAACACCCCCAACGGCCCCTCCACCAGGTAGTCCCAGGCGCTCCGAAGGACACCCAGACCCACCTACTGAATCTCGAAGCTGCAGTCAAGGCCCCCCCAGTCCAGCCAGCCCTGACCCCAAGGCCTGCAACTGGAAAAAGTACAAGTACATCGTGCTAAACTCTCAGGCCTCCCAAGCAGGGAGCCTGGTGGGGGAGAGAAGTTCTGGTCAACCTTGCCCCCAAGCCAGGCTCCCCAGTGGAGATGAAgcctccagcagcagcagcagcagcagcagcagcagcgaagAAGGACCCATTCCTGGTCCCCAGAGCAGGTACAGAGTCTAGAACCTCAAGAATTTGTCAGAGCTGGCCTCAGCTAGAAGACAGAGTCATTGGGCCTTGATGGTCAGGAGGAAGGCAGATAGGTGGTGGGTTTCAGAGACACTAGCTCACCTTAAGGAGCTGGCCAGAGACCAGGTTTATTCAGCAGGGTGGCACTTGGGCAGTACAATGGATGTGGGTCATTGGTCAACAATATTGGCTCACCCTGAGAGGGCAGGCCTTTGGCTCCAAATTTCCCAGGAGagaacccccaccccccaaccgtACAATCTCTTTTAACCCTTTCCTTGCCATCTGCCTAGGCTCTCTCCAACTGCTGCCACTGTGCAGTTCAAATGTGGGGCTCCAGCCAGTACCCCCTACCTCctcacatcccaggctcaagacaCCTCTGGATCACCCTCTGAACGGGCCCGTCCACTACCGGGTAAGAGCCCCTCTTTCTTGGCTTTTCTCCTGTGACTGCTCCAGGCAAGTTTGTGCCAAAAACTCTCCCAGAAAGTCCTATTCCAATGGTTCCTAAACTTTATTACAAATTAGAATCACCTAGGAAGCTTTTAAACTCCCACTGCCCAGGTCACACTCCATAGATTAAAATATCTGGACATGGGACGAGTCATCAGTATCTTTCTAAAGCTCTCCCAGTGCTTCCAATGAGCAGCAAAGTTTGAGGATTTCTGGCCTATCCCCTTTCAGAGCTGAATGGT
The sequence above is a segment of the Gorilla gorilla gorilla isolate KB3781 chromosome 19, NHGRI_mGorGor1-v2.1_pri, whole genome shotgun sequence genome. Coding sequences within it:
- the BCL6B gene encoding B-cell CLL/lymphoma 6 member B protein codes for the protein MGSPAAPEGALGYVREFTRHSSDVLGNLNELRLRGILTDVTLLVGGQPLRAHKAVLIACSGFFYSIFRGRAGIGVDVLSLPGGPEARGFAPLLDFMYTSRLRLSPATAPAVLAAATYLQMEHVVQACHRFIQASYEPLGISLRPLEAEPPTPPTAPPPGSPRRSEGHPDPPTESRSCSQGPPSPASPDPKACNWKKYKYIVLNSQASQAGSLVGERSSGQPCPQARLPSGDEASSSSSSSSSSSEEGPIPGPQSRLSPTAATVQFKCGAPASTPYLLTSQAQDTSGSPSERARPLPGSEFFSCQNCEAVAGCSSGLDSLVPGDEDKPYKCQLCRSSFRYKGNLASHRTVHTGEKPYHCSICGARFNRPANLKTHSRIHSGEKPYKCETCGSRFVQVAHLRAHVLIHTGEKPYPCPTCGTRFRHLQTLKSHVRIHTGEKPYHCDPCGLHFRHKSQLRLHLRQKHGAATNTKVHYHILGGP